A section of the Parasteatoda tepidariorum isolate YZ-2023 chromosome 6, CAS_Ptep_4.0, whole genome shotgun sequence genome encodes:
- the LOC139425787 gene encoding histone H2B.3-like, protein MESKNIKKGKRRKSQRRFVRGLSFQSYVRKLLRIIDEQASISRSAQEKMDTLILDMFDQLCQETDNFMIIHEKQQLMPLDVQCAIMSVLKGRLRRKAFENATQAIVWYYNEKGT, encoded by the coding sequence atggaaagtaaaaatattaaaaaaggaaaacggAGAAAAAGTCAGAGAAGATTTGTTCGTGGTTTATCGTTCCAAAGTTATGTCCGTAAGCTTCTGCGTATTATTGATGAACAGGCAAGCATATCTCGATCAGCTCAAGAAAAAATGGATACTTTAATTTTGGACATGTTCGATCAACTTTGTCAAGAAACAGATAATTTCATGATAATCCATGAAAAACAGCAACTAATGCCGTTAGATGTCCAATGCGCAATCATGTCTGTACTAAAGGGCAGACTTCGACGCAAAGCGTTTGAAAATGCTACTCAAGCTATAGTTtggtattataatgaaaaaggtacttaa